Genomic window (Gammaproteobacteria bacterium):
GAGGCGTCCATGGCCTCGTCGAACTGGGCGTCGGTCTGCTGCGCGGTCAATCCCTCGACCAGCGCACGCGAGAAGCTGGCGATCATGCCGTGCTGCCTGGCCAGCCGCCGGTTGGATTCCTCGCGGCTGTAGCCGCCGGAGAGCGCCACCACCCGCAGCACGCCGCGGTGCGCGATGCAGTCGGCGTAGAGGTTGTCCTGCTCGGGAAGCGTGAGCTTGAGCATGACGCGCTTGCCGGCCGGCAGGGCATCGAGCTCCTTCATCATGGCCGCCTTCAGCATGGCCTCGGCCCCGGCCTTGTCCGGGCACTTGATGTCCACCTCGGGCTCGATGATCGGCACCAGGCCGGCGGCGAGGATCTGCCTGCCGACCTCGAACTGCTGGGCGACGATCCTGCCGATGCCGGCCGCGTTGGCCTGCTTGATGACCGAGCGCATCTTGGTGCCGAAGATCCGCCTGGACACGGCCTTCTCCAGCAAGGCGCCGAGCGCCGGCATGGGCTTCATCAGCTGCACGCCGTCGGCCTCGTCGGCCAGGCCCTTGTCGACCTTGAGGATCGGCACCACGCGCTTGGTGTTCCACAGGTAGTCGGCGGTCGACTGGCCGTGGATGTCCCGGTCCATGGTGTTCTCGAAGAGGATCGCGGCGAGGATGCGGTCGCCGTTGAAGGCCGGGGTGGTGATGATCCGCGTGCGCATCTGGTGGACCAGCGCGAACATCTGCTCGTCGTTCGACCAGGCATCGCCCTTGATGCCGTAGAGGGCCAGTGCCTTGGGGGTGCTGCCGCCGCTCTGGTCCAGCGCGGCGATGAAGCCCTGCTGGCTGGCCATCTTGCGGGTCTGCTGCTCGATCCTGTTCATCATTCTGCCTCGCGTGGGTGGGGCGGCCGGGCTGGTCCGGGCGCAACTCGGGATTGTAGATCAAGCGCTGCGGCCTGCCAGTCCGTGGAATCACATAAGCCGGTCCGCCTGAGCCGGCGCCAGCGGCTGCTAGAATCACCTCCGGGTGAGCCGACGAGGATATGGATCGGTGGCAAAGGACAAGGCATCCGCGACCAACTGGACGTTCTTCCGGGTGTCCCTGGTGGCCATCGCCTTCATCGGCGGCGTCATGGGCGCCCAGGCGGCGCTGGTCAGCGAGCAGATTCCCTGGATCCTGCTGCTGGGGATGTTCGTGGCCAGCATTCCGGTGATGCTGCTGGTCATCGGGCTGCAGCGTGCCAATCCCTGGTCGGCCGCCACCTGGCAGTACCCGGACTGGTCGCTCAACCCGCTGCAATTCCGCGAGCCGCTGCAGTTCTTCCACTTCACCGGCTTCCTGCTGCTGGCGGCCGGGCTGGGTGGCATCGCCGGCGGCATGTTCGGCCCGCATGCCATCACCGCCAACAACCAGGTGCTGGTGGCCGGCGGTGGGGGCCAGCTGGCCGGCGTGTATGTCTGCACCATCGTCTTCCGCAGCAAGATGGCG
Coding sequences:
- a CDS encoding fructose bisphosphate aldolase — protein: MNRIEQQTRKMASQQGFIAALDQSGGSTPKALALYGIKGDAWSNDEQMFALVHQMRTRIITTPAFNGDRILAAILFENTMDRDIHGQSTADYLWNTKRVVPILKVDKGLADEADGVQLMKPMPALGALLEKAVSRRIFGTKMRSVIKQANAAGIGRIVAQQFEVGRQILAAGLVPIIEPEVDIKCPDKAGAEAMLKAAMMKELDALPAGKRVMLKLTLPEQDNLYADCIAHRGVLRVVALSGGYSREESNRRLARQHGMIASFSRALVEGLTAQQTDAQFDEAMDASIQSTFEASRT